The genomic stretch TGATTCCGATCATTACGGCGGTAGGACTTCAGTTTGGTACTCTTCTTGGCGGAGCGATGCTGACTGAGACCGTATTTTCCTGGCCTGGTCTGGGACGGCTTATGGTAGAGGCAATTAAATCAAAGGATATTCCTCTGGTTTTAGGATCTGTGATCTTTCTGGCAGTAATGTTTACGGTTGTGAACCTGGCTGTGGATATTGTCTATGCTTTTGTAGATCCGCGTATTAAGTCCCAGTATAAGAGAAAGTAGGTGCGGCTGGTGGAAGGAAAAAAACAAAGATCTTTATGGGCTGAAGCCTGGAGACGTTTTAAAAGGAACCGTCTGGCAATGGCGGGATTGTGTTTTATTTTTTTGCTGATTATGATAGCAGTCGCTACTTCGGTAATTGACCTTGTTACCAATAAATCTTTTTACTTATCATATGTGGTTAAGCAGAATCTGACAGGCAGACTTTTACCACCAAGTCTGAACCATCCGTTTGGTCTTGATGAGTTTGGCAGAGACATGCTGCTACGGATGCTGTGGGCAACCCGTTATTCCCTGTTTATGGGAACCGTGGCAGTTTCCGTCTCCTGTATCTTTGGCGGGATGCTGGGGGCAATTGCAGGTTATTATGGAAAGGGTGCGGATAATCTGATTATGCGCTTCATGGATATTTTGCTGGCCATTCCCTCCATGCTGCTGGCCATCGCCATTGTTGCGGCTCTGGGAACCAGTCTGGTTAATGTTCTGCTGGCTATTTCCATTGCCTATATACCGACCTTTGCGAGAACGGTTCGGGCACCGGTTCTGACTGTGAAAGATCAGGAGTACATAGAAGCTGCAAAAGCGATCGGCTGCAGTGATTTAAGGATTATATTTAAATATGTACTGCCCAATTGCATGGCTCCGATTATTGTTCAGATAACATTAAGCATTGCCGGAGCGATTCTGTCCATTGCCGGTTTATCCTTCCTTGGTCTTGGAATACAGCCGCCAACGCCGGAATGGGGAGCCATGCTCTCCAACGCCAGAAGTTATATCCGTGATTCCTGGCATGTGACAGTGATTCCGGGTTTAGGGATCATGCTGACGATTCTGGCCCTGAATGTGGTGGGAGATGGTCTTCGTGATGCTCTGGATCCGAGACTGAAAGATTAAATCCTTAACAGGAGAAAGGCGGGACAACTTATGGCAGGCGGGACATTACTGGAAGTAAAGAATATGTCGATTCGGTATGAGACGGAAGACGGAGCCGTACAGGCGTTAAATGGTGTTGATATCAGGATTGGAGTGGGGGAAACTCTGGGGATTGTGGGCGAAACCGGTGCCGGAAAAACGACCCTTGCAAAAGGAATTATGCGTCTGATCCCCACACCGCCCGGAAAAATTATAAGCGGTGAAGTATTATATGGAGGAAGGAATCTTTTGTCTCTATCCTTAAAGGAGATGCAGGAAATCCGGGGACAGCATATATCTATGATTTTTCAGGATCCTATGACCTCTTTGAATCCGGTACTGACAGTTGGGGAACAGATTATGGAAGTGATTGCACAGCACAATCATCTGACTCCCAAAGAAGCGCAGAAGCAGGCAGAAGATATGCTGGAACGCGTAGGCATTCCGGCTGGACGGTTCTTAGAGTATCCCCATCAGTTTTCCGGCGGTATGAAGCAGCGTGTGGTAATTGCAATTGCACTGGCATGCAATCCGCGGCTTCTGAT from Lacrimispora sphenoides JCM 1415 encodes the following:
- a CDS encoding ABC transporter permease; translation: MEGKKQRSLWAEAWRRFKRNRLAMAGLCFIFLLIMIAVATSVIDLVTNKSFYLSYVVKQNLTGRLLPPSLNHPFGLDEFGRDMLLRMLWATRYSLFMGTVAVSVSCIFGGMLGAIAGYYGKGADNLIMRFMDILLAIPSMLLAIAIVAALGTSLVNVLLAISIAYIPTFARTVRAPVLTVKDQEYIEAAKAIGCSDLRIIFKYVLPNCMAPIIVQITLSIAGAILSIAGLSFLGLGIQPPTPEWGAMLSNARSYIRDSWHVTVIPGLGIMLTILALNVVGDGLRDALDPRLKD
- a CDS encoding ABC transporter ATP-binding protein, producing MAGGTLLEVKNMSIRYETEDGAVQALNGVDIRIGVGETLGIVGETGAGKTTLAKGIMRLIPTPPGKIISGEVLYGGRNLLSLSLKEMQEIRGQHISMIFQDPMTSLNPVLTVGEQIMEVIAQHNHLTPKEAQKQAEDMLERVGIPAGRFLEYPHQFSGGMKQRVVIAIALACNPRLLIADEPTTALDVTIQAQVLDMIHKLKAENDTSMMLITHDLGVVAQNCDYVAIVYAGEIVEYGNLREVYKNTSHPYTQGLFGSIPSLTADVKRLQAIEGMMPDPARMPKGCKFYERCKYSTKECESNTPLMTALEGTHQVRCFRYSNGQGGN